In one window of Ruminococcus albus AD2013 DNA:
- a CDS encoding anaerobic ribonucleoside triphosphate reductase gives MIVKIKKRDGRTVTFNIEKIAQAIYKAAQSVGGSDYETALELSGRVVDMLMANNISTPTVEEIQDCVEKVLIEEGHAATAKSYILYRSERTKAREMDTRLMKVYEDLTFKSAEDSDLKRENANIDGDTAMGTMLKYGSVGAKEFYEMYVLEEEHAEAHENGDIHIHDMDFYTLTTTCTQIDLTKLFTGGFSTGHGYLRTPNDITSYAALACIAIQSNQNDQHGGQSIPKFDYDMAEGVKKTFRHRYRDNIRRGLSLLADVPDNPDIAQRCADFLAKRGLTPTLANDNGYMEEEAQLLSSYADAKVVKKIQNFAFKCAVKETDRATYQAMEALIHNLNTMNSRAGAQTPFSSINYGTDTSIEGRMVIKNILLAEEAGLGNGETPIFPIHIFKVKEGVNVNPEDPNYDLFKLACRVSAKRLFPNFSFIDAPFNLQYYKEGDPNTEIAYMGCRTRVIGNAYDPEREVVTGRGNLSFTTINLPRLGIKAHYNIDLFYQLLDEKLQLCIDQLMHRYRIQASKRVKNYPFLMGQGVWMDSEKLSYNDSVGEVLKHGTLSVGFIGLAECLKVLTGKHHGESEESRKLGLEIIKHMRERMDQETAATGMNYSLLATPAEGLSGRFVKMDKELFGDIPGVTDRDYYTNSFHVPVYYKINAFEKLAIEAPYHELTNAGHISYVELDGDPLGNLSAFEKIVRYMKEVGIGYGSINHPVDRDPECGYTGIIGDRCPRCGRSEAEHRKSTHERIPRIKIDAVPAETSEKKTAKTKKK, from the coding sequence ATGATCGTAAAAATAAAGAAGAGGGACGGCCGTACCGTTACTTTCAATATTGAAAAGATAGCTCAGGCTATCTACAAGGCAGCTCAGTCTGTCGGCGGAAGCGACTATGAGACCGCACTTGAACTTTCGGGAAGAGTAGTCGATATGCTGATGGCAAACAATATCTCGACTCCTACCGTTGAAGAGATACAGGACTGCGTTGAAAAGGTTCTTATCGAGGAGGGTCATGCGGCTACTGCAAAATCCTATATTCTTTATCGTTCCGAGAGAACTAAGGCGCGTGAGATGGATACCCGCCTTATGAAGGTGTATGAAGACCTCACTTTCAAGTCCGCAGAGGACAGCGACCTGAAGCGAGAGAATGCCAATATCGATGGCGATACCGCTATGGGTACCATGCTTAAATACGGTTCCGTTGGTGCCAAGGAATTCTATGAGATGTATGTTCTTGAAGAGGAACACGCCGAAGCTCACGAAAACGGCGATATCCATATCCATGATATGGACTTCTATACTCTCACCACTACCTGCACCCAGATAGATCTTACCAAGCTGTTCACAGGCGGATTTTCCACAGGTCATGGCTATCTGAGGACTCCTAATGATATCACCAGCTATGCGGCACTGGCTTGTATAGCTATACAGTCCAACCAGAACGACCAGCACGGCGGTCAGTCTATCCCTAAGTTTGATTATGATATGGCTGAGGGTGTCAAGAAGACATTCCGCCACCGTTACAGAGATAATATCCGCAGAGGACTATCTCTTCTGGCTGATGTACCCGATAATCCCGATATAGCTCAGAGATGTGCTGATTTTCTGGCTAAGAGGGGACTTACTCCTACGCTTGCAAACGATAACGGCTATATGGAGGAAGAAGCTCAGCTGCTGTCCTCATATGCCGATGCAAAGGTCGTTAAAAAGATTCAGAATTTCGCTTTCAAGTGTGCTGTAAAGGAGACTGACAGGGCTACCTATCAGGCAATGGAAGCACTGATACACAATCTCAATACCATGAATTCAAGAGCAGGTGCTCAGACACCTTTCAGCTCCATAAACTACGGTACTGATACCTCTATCGAGGGCAGGATGGTCATAAAGAATATCCTGCTTGCTGAGGAGGCAGGTCTCGGAAACGGTGAAACACCTATATTCCCGATACACATTTTTAAGGTCAAAGAGGGCGTTAACGTAAACCCAGAAGATCCGAACTATGATCTGTTCAAACTGGCGTGCAGAGTTTCGGCAAAGAGACTTTTCCCGAACTTCTCCTTTATCGATGCGCCTTTCAATCTTCAGTACTACAAAGAGGGCGATCCCAATACCGAGATTGCTTACATGGGCTGCCGTACAAGAGTTATCGGCAACGCTTACGACCCTGAAAGAGAGGTCGTTACAGGCAGAGGTAACCTCAGCTTTACTACCATCAATCTGCCGAGACTTGGCATTAAAGCACATTACAATATTGATCTTTTCTATCAGCTGCTTGATGAGAAACTTCAGCTTTGTATCGATCAGCTGATGCACAGATACAGGATACAGGCAAGCAAGAGAGTTAAGAACTATCCTTTCCTCATGGGACAGGGCGTCTGGATGGATTCGGAAAAGCTCTCCTACAATGACAGTGTTGGTGAAGTGCTCAAGCACGGCACACTTTCTGTTGGTTTCATAGGTCTTGCCGAGTGCCTTAAAGTTCTGACAGGCAAGCATCACGGCGAATCGGAAGAATCGCGTAAACTTGGTCTTGAGATAATCAAGCATATGCGCGAGCGCATGGATCAGGAAACTGCGGCTACAGGCATGAATTACTCACTGCTGGCTACACCTGCCGAGGGTCTTTCGGGACGTTTTGTAAAGATGGACAAGGAACTTTTCGGTGACATTCCGGGTGTTACGGACAGAGATTACTATACAAACTCCTTCCATGTACCTGTATACTATAAGATCAACGCTTTTGAAAAGCTTGCTATCGAAGCGCCTTATCACGAGCTGACCAACGCAGGTCATATCAGTTATGTTGAACTTGACGGCGATCCGCTGGGCAACCTGAGCGCCTTTGAAAAGATCGTAAGATACATGAAAGAGGTCGGCATAGGCTACGGCTCTATCAACCATCCTGTTGACAGAGACCCGGAGTGCGGATACACAGGTATAATCGGTGACCGCTGCCCGAGATGCGGCAGATCGGAAGCTGAGCACCGCAAGTCCACACATGAGAGGATACCTCGTATCAAGATCGACGCTGTGCCTGCTGAAACATCTGAAAAGAAGACCGCTAAGACCAAGAAGAAATAA
- the asnB gene encoding asparagine synthase (glutamine-hydrolyzing) — protein MCGIVGFTNSIDNASDVLGKMMDRIKHRGPDSDGKYVDDGVAMGFRRLSIIDLSDVGSQPIFNEDKSLVLTFNGEIYNFKELREELIAAGHSFYTKTDSEVLIHGYEEWGEKLLDRLRGMFAFVIYNKNTGELFGARDFFGIKPFYYAQMDGTFMWGSEIKSFLDHPAFKKELNTDVLETYLTFQYSPTEDTFFKNVKKLLPAHCFTYKDGKLNIRRYWEVKFNADNAPDLETWVEKISDTFKNSVEAHKFADVEVGSFLSSGVDSSYVAAVADVDKTFTVGFGEDEKYNEIGYAKEFSKYIGKENFSKVITPEEYWDNLKKIQYHMDEPLADPAAIALFFVCQLASQQVKAVLSGEGADEIFGGYNIYHNPADMASYFKIPRPIRKGVGAIAEKLPHKHGVNYLIRGSKDLDERFIGNAYIFSEKERKKILKIKTNAPDAMAVTKPYYDKVRDQDQVTQMQYLDLHLWMAGDILLKADKMSMAHSLELRVPFLDRKVMELAEKIPAKYRVTKENTKYAMRIAALKACPPQTANKKKLGFPVPTRVWLREDKYYGIVKDCFTSPVAEKFFNTSELVSLLDDHRAMKYDYSRKIWTVFTFLIWYDVYFGASV, from the coding sequence ATGTGTGGTATCGTAGGATTTACGAACAGTATTGATAATGCGTCCGATGTACTCGGAAAGATGATGGACAGGATAAAACACCGCGGTCCCGATTCTGATGGCAAATATGTCGATGACGGCGTTGCAATGGGATTTCGCAGACTTTCTATAATCGACCTCAGTGATGTTGGCAGTCAGCCTATCTTCAATGAGGATAAGTCACTTGTTCTGACTTTCAACGGTGAGATATATAATTTCAAAGAACTCAGAGAAGAACTTATCGCTGCAGGTCACAGCTTCTACACTAAGACTGACTCCGAGGTGCTGATCCACGGTTATGAAGAATGGGGCGAGAAACTGCTGGACAGACTGCGCGGTATGTTCGCTTTCGTTATATACAATAAAAATACAGGCGAGCTTTTCGGTGCGAGAGATTTCTTCGGCATCAAGCCTTTCTATTATGCACAGATGGACGGCACTTTTATGTGGGGCAGCGAGATAAAAAGCTTCCTCGACCACCCCGCTTTTAAAAAGGAACTGAACACCGATGTTCTTGAAACATATCTGACATTCCAGTACTCTCCCACCGAAGATACATTCTTTAAGAACGTAAAGAAACTTCTGCCTGCACACTGCTTTACCTACAAAGACGGCAAGCTGAATATCCGCCGTTACTGGGAAGTAAAATTCAATGCAGATAATGCCCCCGACCTTGAAACATGGGTCGAGAAGATATCCGATACTTTTAAAAACTCGGTGGAAGCTCACAAATTTGCTGATGTTGAGGTTGGTTCTTTCCTTTCAAGCGGCGTTGATTCAAGCTACGTTGCGGCAGTTGCTGATGTTGACAAGACTTTTACCGTCGGCTTCGGCGAGGACGAAAAGTACAACGAGATAGGATACGCCAAGGAGTTCTCTAAGTACATCGGAAAAGAGAATTTCTCAAAGGTCATCACTCCCGAGGAATACTGGGACAATCTCAAAAAGATACAATACCATATGGACGAGCCTCTTGCTGACCCTGCGGCTATCGCGCTGTTCTTTGTGTGTCAGCTGGCATCTCAGCAGGTAAAGGCTGTTCTCTCGGGCGAGGGTGCTGATGAAATATTCGGCGGATACAATATCTACCATAACCCCGCTGATATGGCTTCCTACTTCAAGATACCCAGACCTATCAGAAAAGGCGTGGGTGCTATCGCCGAAAAACTGCCACACAAACATGGCGTCAACTATCTGATAAGAGGTTCAAAAGACCTTGACGAGCGCTTCATAGGAAATGCTTATATCTTCTCTGAAAAAGAGCGCAAAAAGATACTGAAGATAAAAACAAACGCTCCCGACGCTATGGCTGTCACCAAGCCTTACTACGATAAAGTCCGCGACCAGGATCAGGTGACTCAGATGCAGTATCTCGATCTCCACCTTTGGATGGCAGGTGATATACTGCTGAAAGCCGATAAAATGTCCATGGCTCATTCCCTTGAACTGAGAGTTCCTTTCCTTGACAGAAAAGTCATGGAACTCGCCGAAAAGATACCTGCAAAATACCGCGTTACCAAAGAGAATACCAAGTATGCCATGAGGATAGCAGCCCTCAAAGCCTGCCCGCCTCAGACAGCAAACAAGAAAAAGCTGGGCTTTCCTGTACCTACCAGAGTATGGCTCAGAGAAGATAAATACTACGGTATAGTAAAGGACTGCTTCACTTCTCCTGTCGCAGAAAAATTCTTCAATACTTCAGAACTGGTATCCCTGCTGGACGACCACAGAGCAATGAAGTATGACTACTCGAGAAAGATCTGGACCGTATTCACATTCCTCATCTGGTATGATGTATATTTCGGTGCAAGTGTCTGA
- a CDS encoding ComF family protein, translating to MLATKGVYKYLADIVFPNTCALCGKVIKWNGLMCEKCAGDMPETFEGLIHIENTDGAVGVFYYESDIIGLIYKLKHGDSVFNFAELSADMIADKLRDRGISESIDIVTAVPMHFSKKMVRGRDQAELLARFTADKLGKPTDFHLLKRKKDSTEQHKLERDERQLHAEEVYTALSKHRDISGKTVLICDDVITTGSTIRACAAQLKSMGAKKVYACSAAVSAVYKKSGDCDDIVP from the coding sequence ATGCTTGCGACGAAAGGGGTCTACAAATATCTGGCTGATATCGTTTTTCCAAACACCTGTGCTTTATGCGGAAAGGTGATAAAGTGGAACGGTCTTATGTGCGAGAAATGCGCAGGGGATATGCCCGAAACTTTTGAAGGTCTTATACATATCGAAAACACTGACGGTGCAGTAGGTGTATTTTATTACGAAAGCGATATAATCGGGTTGATATACAAGCTGAAACACGGTGATTCTGTGTTCAATTTTGCTGAGCTAAGCGCGGATATGATAGCTGATAAGCTTCGTGATCGAGGTATCTCCGAAAGTATCGATATTGTTACCGCTGTGCCGATGCATTTTTCAAAGAAGATGGTCAGAGGCAGAGATCAGGCGGAACTTTTAGCACGTTTTACCGCTGACAAGCTTGGCAAACCGACTGATTTCCATCTACTTAAAAGAAAAAAAGACAGCACCGAACAGCACAAGCTGGAACGTGATGAACGTCAGCTCCATGCGGAGGAGGTTTATACTGCTTTGTCAAAACATCGTGATATATCGGGAAAAACAGTGCTTATTTGTGACGATGTTATCACGACGGGTTCGACCATCAGAGCTTGTGCGGCACAGCTAAAGTCGATGGGAGCAAAGAAAGTGTACGCCTGCAGTGCGGCAGTATCCGCAGTATATAAAAAGAGCGGGGATTGTGATGATATTGTGCCGTAA
- a CDS encoding phosphoribosylanthranilate isomerase has product MSVKIKICGLVSAEDAVNVSESGADMAGMVLFFPKSKRNVSISQAKEIMSALSDNVKKYAVTVSPDAEQVREISEAGFDILQVHGKLSDEAYEASAIPIVKAFNVTDIDMLEKYSKLDKVCGYVFDAAEYGSGKCFDWKLLDDIPRDGKMFILAGGLDPENVFDAVRRVRPDCVDVSSGVEKDVGIGKDRNKILAFVKNARMA; this is encoded by the coding sequence TTGTCAGTTAAGATAAAAATATGCGGGCTTGTATCTGCCGAGGACGCTGTTAACGTTTCTGAAAGCGGAGCTGATATGGCAGGAATGGTGCTGTTTTTCCCGAAAAGCAAGAGAAACGTCAGCATCTCACAGGCAAAGGAGATAATGAGTGCGCTGTCAGATAACGTAAAAAAATATGCGGTGACGGTATCCCCGGATGCAGAGCAGGTCAGGGAGATAAGCGAAGCAGGATTTGATATACTTCAGGTGCACGGGAAACTTTCCGATGAAGCATATGAGGCTTCCGCTATACCGATAGTTAAAGCATTCAACGTGACGGATATCGATATGCTTGAAAAATATTCAAAGCTGGATAAGGTCTGCGGCTATGTTTTTGATGCTGCGGAGTACGGAAGCGGAAAATGTTTCGATTGGAAACTTCTGGACGATATTCCCCGCGATGGTAAAATGTTCATACTGGCAGGAGGACTTGATCCAGAAAATGTTTTTGATGCCGTAAGACGTGTAAGACCCGACTGTGTCGATGTTTCATCGGGAGTTGAGAAAGACGTTGGTATCGGAAAGGACAGAAACAAGATATTAGCCTTTGTAAAAAATGCACGAATGGCATAA
- a CDS encoding putative bifunctional diguanylate cyclase/phosphodiesterase, producing the protein MNEKFKLIKQSFKMLEGLSVFDEEVIREAVKPIAEVYGAAAIMLEIPFRSNKQIFYLYGDNSVDIVGKQIFTYEGRRRAGVRTVITWISSGTIWDDEDLEDLDFISTTACTLSEKLRLDAMANSYYYIDTVTGVSNNNGLGRFVSKLIRRGIFHQYGCALLDIIGFSYVNKKVGFRTGTKVIKQYASKLKEIFGADELVARPGGDNFIIIFKKSNIDKLTNLVSGIDVKARVNSATMRFTLTARAGIYMVNSPDQTFDNVVSYLSTSLNYAKSYSRTNVVYYNKDVEHKVIEHKEFCQKFKNAIDKNEFYVLYQPKVYTKNNTLYGAEALVRWNNDGKVIYPGDFVEIFEKEHLISALDFYVLEQTCRDMRSWLDNGLEPVTVSVNFSNDHLGDDELVDRIIAIVDKYGIDHHLIEIEMTETVDVYEINRLLTYVNGLHKNGFTVAIDDFGIGYSSLLMLQNISVDVLKIDKAFIAELTGDAEKRENIILRHIINMAEELGVEIVAEGVETDEQRSNLTDMHCHRIQGYFYDKPLFTDAFRLRLSAKTY; encoded by the coding sequence TTGAACGAAAAATTTAAACTTATAAAGCAGTCCTTCAAAATGCTTGAGGGTCTGTCTGTGTTTGATGAGGAGGTCATTCGCGAAGCTGTAAAGCCTATAGCCGAAGTTTACGGTGCTGCGGCGATCATGCTGGAGATCCCTTTCAGGTCCAACAAGCAGATCTTCTATCTATACGGCGATAATTCTGTTGATATCGTCGGCAAACAGATCTTCACCTACGAAGGCAGGCGGAGAGCGGGCGTAAGGACTGTCATTACATGGATAAGCAGCGGTACAATATGGGACGATGAAGATCTTGAAGACCTTGATTTCATCAGCACCACTGCCTGCACGCTGTCTGAGAAATTAAGGCTGGATGCCATGGCAAACAGCTATTATTATATCGATACCGTCACAGGTGTCAGCAATAACAATGGTCTTGGCAGATTTGTCAGCAAGCTTATACGACGCGGGATATTCCATCAGTACGGCTGTGCACTTCTGGATATAATCGGGTTCAGCTATGTAAACAAAAAGGTTGGCTTCCGTACAGGAACAAAAGTCATTAAACAGTATGCATCTAAGCTGAAAGAAATATTTGGCGCTGATGAACTTGTTGCCCGCCCCGGGGGAGATAATTTTATTATCATATTCAAAAAATCGAATATCGACAAGCTGACCAATCTGGTCAGTGGAATTGATGTTAAGGCTAGAGTCAATTCTGCAACCATGAGGTTCACCCTAACTGCAAGAGCAGGTATATACATGGTGAATTCTCCTGACCAGACTTTTGATAATGTAGTATCCTACCTTTCCACTAGCCTCAACTACGCCAAAAGCTATTCACGTACGAACGTTGTCTATTATAATAAGGACGTTGAACACAAAGTCATAGAACACAAGGAGTTCTGCCAGAAGTTCAAAAATGCTATCGACAAGAACGAGTTCTATGTGCTGTATCAGCCTAAGGTATACACCAAAAATAATACCCTTTACGGTGCTGAAGCCTTAGTCAGATGGAACAACGACGGCAAAGTGATCTACCCGGGAGATTTCGTTGAGATATTTGAAAAAGAACATCTGATATCAGCACTTGATTTCTACGTTCTTGAACAGACCTGCCGTGATATGCGCAGTTGGTTGGATAACGGTCTTGAACCTGTTACGGTATCCGTAAACTTCTCTAATGATCATCTCGGCGATGATGAACTTGTTGACCGTATAATTGCAATAGTCGATAAATACGGCATCGATCATCATCTCATCGAGATCGAGATGACTGAGACTGTAGATGTTTACGAGATAAACCGTCTTCTTACCTACGTCAATGGTCTTCATAAGAACGGTTTTACTGTGGCGATAGATGATTTTGGCATCGGCTATTCTTCATTGCTTATGCTCCAGAATATCTCTGTGGATGTTCTGAAGATCGACAAGGCTTTTATTGCCGAACTCACAGGTGATGCAGAAAAGCGTGAGAATATCATTCTTCGCCATATAATAAATATGGCAGAGGAATTAGGTGTGGAGATAGTTGCCGAGGGCGTAGAGACCGATGAACAGCGCAGCAACCTTACAGATATGCACTGCCATCGGATTCAGGGTTATTTCTATGATAAGCCGCTTTTTACCGATGCTTTCCGCTTGAGATTATCCGCAAAAACATACTGA
- a CDS encoding DNA methylase: protein MERIYVAIDLKSFYASVECVQRGRDPLDTNLVVADPTRTEKTICLAVTPSLKAYGISGRARLFEVVEKVKGINSIRRNKLQSRGFSGSSDSDRELKADPTLELSYIIAPPHMAKYMEVSAKIYGIYLRYVAPEDIFAYSIDEVFIDATGYLATYGVSPCEFAAMLVRDVLSETKITATAGIGTNMYLCKVAMDIVAKHIPADKYGVRIAYLDEKLYREKLWEHTPITDFWRVGGGIAKRLEKLGIRTMGDIARHSLDRWRIGNIYRELGKNAELLIDHAWGIEPTTMADVKAYRPETKSLSAGQVLQKPTEYKDAHIIIREMADALSLDLAEKRLVTDQLVLMLGYDRESLSGRNYDGEVVCDHYGRAIPKHSRGTVNLRRHTASSKEITAAVTEVFERIADSRLLFRRLNIAACDLIYEEEASEYEMCEQLDIFTIASTQQESEEREKAYHKEKAIQQAMLKIKHRYGKNAVLRGFNYLEGGTARERNGTIGGHRA, encoded by the coding sequence ATGGAAAGGATATATGTGGCGATAGACCTTAAATCTTTTTATGCATCAGTAGAATGTGTTCAACGTGGACGTGACCCTCTGGATACTAATCTGGTCGTGGCTGACCCAACTCGTACAGAGAAAACTATCTGTCTGGCGGTTACACCGTCGTTGAAAGCTTACGGGATTTCGGGCAGGGCAAGACTTTTTGAAGTTGTGGAAAAGGTCAAGGGGATAAACAGTATCCGCAGGAACAAGCTTCAAAGCAGAGGATTTTCGGGAAGTTCGGATTCTGACAGGGAACTGAAAGCCGACCCGACACTGGAACTCAGCTATATCATCGCACCGCCGCATATGGCGAAGTATATGGAGGTAAGCGCGAAGATATACGGGATATATCTCAGGTATGTTGCACCGGAGGATATTTTTGCGTATTCGATAGACGAGGTATTTATTGATGCTACCGGTTATCTGGCGACATACGGTGTATCTCCCTGTGAATTTGCCGCTATGCTGGTGCGCGATGTTCTTTCGGAAACAAAGATAACCGCTACGGCGGGCATCGGTACTAATATGTACCTCTGCAAGGTAGCTATGGATATAGTTGCAAAGCATATACCTGCGGATAAGTACGGCGTGCGGATAGCTTATCTTGATGAAAAACTTTACCGTGAAAAGCTGTGGGAACATACACCGATAACAGATTTCTGGCGTGTCGGCGGAGGTATCGCAAAGCGTCTTGAAAAGCTGGGGATAAGGACTATGGGCGATATAGCAAGACATTCACTGGACAGATGGCGGATAGGCAATATTTACAGGGAGCTGGGAAAAAATGCGGAGCTTCTGATAGATCATGCATGGGGGATCGAGCCTACTACGATGGCTGATGTCAAGGCATACCGTCCCGAAACGAAAAGTCTCTCAGCGGGGCAGGTACTGCAAAAGCCCACGGAGTATAAGGACGCTCACATAATAATACGTGAGATGGCTGATGCTCTTTCCCTTGATCTGGCAGAAAAAAGGCTGGTAACAGATCAGCTGGTGCTGATGCTGGGTTATGACAGGGAAAGTCTTTCTGGCAGAAATTATGATGGCGAGGTAGTATGCGACCATTACGGTCGTGCGATACCGAAACATTCACGGGGTACTGTTAATCTCAGACGGCACACTGCATCTTCAAAGGAGATAACTGCGGCGGTTACAGAAGTTTTTGAGCGGATAGCTGACAGCAGACTTCTTTTCCGCAGGCTGAACATTGCCGCCTGCGATCTGATATACGAGGAAGAAGCCTCTGAATACGAGATGTGCGAACAGTTGGATATATTCACGATAGCTTCGACTCAGCAGGAGAGTGAGGAGCGCGAAAAAGCTTATCACAAAGAAAAAGCCATACAGCAGGCTATGCTGAAGATCAAGCACCGATATGGTAAGAACGCAGTGCTTCGGGGCTTCAATTACCTTGAAGGTGGCACTGCACGCGAGAGGAACGGAACTATCGGCGGACACAGGGCGTAA
- a CDS encoding N-acetylmuramoyl-L-alanine amidase, protein MYKMSDEEFYQVYGRMPRKNKNKKKKVKVYWGRISIAAVVLIIAIVGIVKIAGAVSGKSKKGNDAKSAVTSSADKKGDDYYAAPENKENDVVYDGIELTVCIDAAHGGFDKGTLGEDDRLEKNDTLKIAEALKEYLESCGVKVIMTRTDDRYISVEERCKIANDNGADLFVSIHRSSSEIEGSDTHGFEAWIHTSKPEADKLFAEKIMARLQDVGISENRGVRAGYPNDNTSNYKINQLTVMPSVLLDMGYLTSSIDNQLLEASLEPYARAIGNAIINGANELGVTDENGARLLEGQLLSNKPAPVEKPTETESEPDESSESDDSSQSEYTDDTEYQYDDYQSYSDPETETDESVLTEDGMGYYTDPMMTE, encoded by the coding sequence ATGTATAAAATGTCAGATGAAGAGTTTTACCAGGTATACGGTCGTATGCCGCGTAAAAATAAAAACAAGAAGAAAAAGGTCAAGGTATACTGGGGCAGGATAAGTATTGCGGCGGTCGTGCTTATCATTGCGATAGTTGGTATCGTCAAGATCGCTGGTGCTGTTTCGGGAAAGTCAAAAAAAGGCAATGATGCGAAGTCTGCTGTTACATCATCGGCTGATAAAAAAGGCGATGATTACTACGCAGCTCCTGAAAACAAGGAGAATGATGTAGTTTATGACGGTATCGAGCTGACAGTATGCATAGATGCCGCACACGGTGGTTTTGATAAAGGCACTTTAGGTGAAGATGACAGGCTTGAAAAGAATGATACCCTGAAGATCGCCGAAGCGCTGAAAGAATATCTTGAGAGCTGCGGTGTCAAGGTCATTATGACGAGGACAGATGACAGATATATCAGCGTTGAGGAAAGATGCAAGATCGCCAATGATAACGGTGCTGATCTGTTTGTTTCGATACACCGCAGCAGCTCTGAAATAGAGGGCAGCGATACCCACGGTTTTGAAGCATGGATACACACTTCAAAGCCCGAAGCAGACAAACTTTTCGCAGAGAAGATAATGGCTAGGTTGCAGGATGTCGGCATATCGGAAAACAGGGGAGTTCGTGCGGGATATCCCAATGATAACACCTCTAACTACAAGATAAATCAGCTTACAGTCATGCCCAGTGTTCTGCTGGATATGGGTTATCTTACAAGCAGTATCGATAATCAGCTTCTGGAAGCTAGTCTTGAACCTTATGCCAGGGCTATCGGAAATGCGATAATAAACGGTGCAAACGAATTGGGTGTTACCGATGAAAACGGTGCAAGATTGTTAGAAGGTCAGCTGTTATCCAACAAGCCGGCACCTGTTGAGAAACCGACAGAGACCGAAAGCGAACCCGACGAGAGCTCGGAGAGCGATGACAGCAGTCAGTCGGAATATACTGATGACACCGAATATCAATATGATGATTATCAGAGTTATAGCGACCCTGAAACTGAAACGGACGAAAGTGTTCTTACAGAGGACGGCATGGGTTACTACACTGACCCTATGATGACAGAATAA
- the pyrB gene encoding aspartate carbamoyltransferase, with product MANLYNNLNLIDLNDYSVSWWENLLDRAHKIMADPSAYAESCKGKIMGTLFYEPSTRTQMSFQTAMLRLGGTIIGFDNPATSSVAKGENIKDTTKIVSGYADIMVMRHPVAGSVKAAALTADCPVINAGDGGHLHPTQTLTDLLTLKEEKGSLEGLCIGLCGDLKNGRTVHSLIKAMSCFKGTSFVLISTPELALPAYIKDVLSAGGHLYKEVSSLDDAVGMLDVLYMTRIQRERFASPEEYEKQKGHYILDKKKMAKAKDSMIVLHPLPRVDEIAIEVDDDPRAMYFKQAKYGMYIRMALILTMLEENSMKVPLITGKVHEHQKCSNPLCITHKETYLPHYFRGDGTMLECEYCDERTLVE from the coding sequence ATGGCAAATCTTTACAACAACCTCAACCTTATCGACCTTAATGATTACTCTGTTAGCTGGTGGGAAAATCTGCTGGACAGAGCCCACAAGATAATGGCTGATCCCTCTGCTTATGCTGAAAGCTGCAAGGGCAAGATAATGGGTACGCTGTTCTATGAACCGTCTACCAGAACGCAGATGTCTTTTCAGACTGCTATGCTAAGGCTGGGCGGAACTATAATCGGCTTTGACAACCCCGCGACTTCTTCAGTCGCTAAAGGCGAGAACATCAAGGATACCACAAAGATAGTTTCAGGCTATGCAGACATAATGGTAATGAGACACCCTGTTGCTGGTTCTGTAAAGGCAGCAGCATTGACAGCTGATTGTCCTGTTATAAATGCAGGAGACGGCGGACATCTTCATCCTACTCAAACTCTTACCGACCTGCTGACCTTGAAAGAGGAAAAAGGTTCACTTGAAGGACTTTGCATCGGTCTTTGCGGAGACCTTAAAAACGGCAGAACAGTACATTCGCTGATAAAGGCTATGTCCTGCTTCAAGGGAACCAGCTTTGTGCTGATATCAACTCCCGAGCTCGCTCTGCCGGCTTACATCAAAGATGTCCTTTCAGCAGGCGGTCATCTTTACAAGGAAGTATCTTCTCTTGATGATGCAGTCGGTATGCTGGATGTGCTTTATATGACCAGGATACAGCGCGAGAGATTTGCTAGTCCCGAGGAATATGAAAAGCAGAAAGGTCATTACATACTCGATAAAAAGAAGATGGCTAAGGCTAAGGACAGCATGATAGTTCTTCACCCGCTGCCCAGAGTTGATGAGATAGCTATCGAAGTTGATGATGACCCGAGAGCTATGTATTTCAAGCAGGCTAAGTACGGTATGTATATCCGAATGGCACTGATACTCACTATGCTCGAAGAGAACAGTATGAAGGTACCACTCATCACAGGTAAGGTCCATGAGCATCAGAAATGCTCGAACCCCTTGTGCATAACCCATAAGGAAACTTATCTGCCTCACTATTTCAGGGGCGACGGCACAATGCTTGAATGTGAATACTGTGACGAGAGAACACTGGTGGAATAA